The following are encoded together in the Variovorax sp. PBS-H4 genome:
- a CDS encoding energy transducer TonB, whose amino-acid sequence MVSDRFSPSPPSVLGFSRNALIAGGVVLFHVAALWALQSGLLRRTAEVIIPVEILSEFIEPPKPKEVPPPPPPPPPPKPRIVKAPPPPRPQAIREPKPTPAPNAPVGTVEPPPPPAPIAPPAPIAPPAPPPAPPAPPAVQLPSEDAEYARSCKPNYPAMSTRLGEQGKVIVKVVVGADGLPKQVDIHKSSGFDRLDAAAKEAMLRCRFSPGKVGGVAKQMSYDAPVNFVLN is encoded by the coding sequence ATCGTGTCTGACCGCTTCTCCCCGTCGCCGCCTTCCGTTCTGGGCTTCTCACGCAATGCGCTCATCGCGGGCGGCGTCGTCCTGTTCCACGTTGCGGCGCTCTGGGCATTGCAGAGCGGCCTGTTGCGGCGGACCGCCGAGGTGATCATCCCGGTAGAAATTCTGAGCGAATTCATCGAGCCGCCCAAACCGAAGGAAGTGCCACCTCCTCCGCCCCCTCCACCACCACCAAAGCCTCGGATCGTCAAGGCGCCGCCGCCGCCGCGGCCCCAAGCGATCCGCGAGCCCAAACCCACGCCCGCGCCGAATGCCCCCGTCGGCACGGTTGAGCCCCCACCGCCTCCCGCCCCGATTGCGCCACCCGCGCCAATCGCGCCACCGGCACCACCGCCCGCGCCGCCAGCCCCCCCCGCCGTGCAACTGCCTTCCGAGGATGCGGAGTACGCAAGAAGCTGCAAGCCCAACTACCCTGCCATGAGCACCCGCCTCGGCGAACAGGGCAAAGTCATTGTCAAGGTGGTCGTGGGCGCGGATGGTTTGCCAAAGCAGGTCGATATTCACAAGTCCAGCGGTTTCGACCGCCTGGATGCGGCGGCAAAAGAGGCCATGCTGAGGTGCCGTTTCTCACCCGGCAAGGTCGGCGGCGTCGCGAAACAGATGTCCTACGACGCTCCCGTCAACTTTGTATTGAACTGA
- a CDS encoding MotA/TolQ/ExbB proton channel family protein — MDSHFGLMNVWSQGDFVTRAVALLLVGMSLASWIVILVKALDIIRYKRLAKHSQDFWHSEDFATALNKLGKDDSNPFRALALEGREAAAHHRNTKAHLHDALDVSDWITRALRNGIDEFTARLQTGLAILASVGSTAPFIGLFGTVWGIYHALMSISSAGQATIDKVAGPIGEALIMTALGLAVAIPAVLGYNALVRGNKFVLTKLNSFAHDLHAYFVTGARVQSGVEATVVPLKKG, encoded by the coding sequence ATGGATTCCCACTTTGGCCTGATGAACGTCTGGAGTCAGGGCGACTTCGTCACCCGTGCCGTGGCCCTGCTCCTGGTCGGCATGTCGCTCGCGTCTTGGATCGTGATCCTGGTCAAGGCACTGGACATCATCCGGTACAAGCGCCTCGCCAAGCACTCGCAGGACTTCTGGCACAGCGAAGACTTTGCCACTGCCCTCAACAAGCTGGGCAAGGATGACAGCAACCCGTTTCGTGCGCTGGCGCTGGAAGGCCGGGAAGCGGCGGCGCATCATCGCAATACCAAGGCGCATCTGCACGACGCGCTCGATGTCAGCGACTGGATCACCCGCGCGCTGCGCAACGGCATCGACGAATTCACTGCACGGCTGCAGACAGGCCTCGCCATCCTGGCCTCCGTGGGCTCTACGGCGCCATTCATCGGCCTGTTCGGGACGGTCTGGGGCATCTACCACGCCCTGATGAGCATCAGCTCGGCCGGTCAAGCAACTATCGACAAGGTGGCCGGGCCGATCGGCGAAGCGCTGATCATGACGGCGCTGGGCCTCGCGGTCGCCATTCCCGCCGTGCTGGGCTACAACGCACTGGTACGCGGCAACAAATTCGTGCTGACCAAACTCAACAGCTTCGCGCATGACCTTCATGCCTACTTCGTGACCGGCGCGCGGGTGCAAAGCGGCGTCGAGGCCACGGTGGTTCCGCTCAAGAAAGGCTGA
- a CDS encoding ExbD/TolR family protein: protein MAFGTQDEPDEVMNEINMTPLVDVMLVLLIIFIITVPVMKHAVNIDLPRASSEPEHTKPQNIVFTVAADGSYYWNEQKIADSELTTRLAAEAAKDPQPELHIRGDKAVRYERVAQAMSAAREAGVRKIGFITEPEPK from the coding sequence ATGGCTTTCGGCACCCAGGACGAGCCCGACGAGGTCATGAATGAGATCAACATGACGCCGCTGGTCGACGTCATGCTGGTGCTTCTCATCATCTTCATCATCACCGTTCCCGTGATGAAGCATGCCGTGAATATCGACCTTCCCCGCGCCAGCAGCGAACCGGAGCACACCAAGCCGCAGAACATCGTGTTTACGGTAGCGGCCGACGGCAGCTATTACTGGAACGAGCAGAAGATCGCGGACAGCGAATTGACGACGCGCCTGGCAGCCGAGGCCGCCAAGGACCCGCAGCCTGAACTGCACATCCGCGGCGACAAGGCGGTCCGCTACGAGCGTGTGGCGCAAGCCATGTCGGCGGCGCGCGAAGCCGGGGTGCGCAAGATCGGATTCATCACTGAGCCCGAGCCCAAGTAG
- the hemP gene encoding hemin uptake protein HemP, whose amino-acid sequence MQAVPNAFNVLSHPSLDHSGGGRAGSEPPRPAPLFESAELLKGGKSVGIMHNGSLYRLQATKLGKLILTK is encoded by the coding sequence ATGCAAGCAGTGCCCAACGCGTTCAATGTCCTGAGCCATCCATCGCTCGATCATTCGGGCGGTGGCCGCGCAGGCAGCGAACCGCCAAGGCCGGCGCCGCTCTTCGAAAGCGCCGAGTTGCTCAAGGGCGGCAAGAGCGTCGGCATCATGCACAACGGCTCGTTGTACCGGCTCCAAGCCACCAAACTCGGCAAGTTGATCCTCACGAAGTAG
- a CDS encoding GlcG/HbpS family heme-binding protein, giving the protein MKTKSFLELADVKAIAAAAEAEALKNNWAVTIAIADDAGNLLWLQRLDGAAAVSSHIAPAKAHTAAMGRRESKVYEDMVNGGRTSFLSAPGIDGLLEGGVPIVKDGHVIGSIGVSGVKSNEDAQIARAGIAALGL; this is encoded by the coding sequence ATGAAGACCAAGTCTTTTCTGGAACTCGCCGACGTGAAGGCGATCGCTGCTGCGGCCGAAGCCGAAGCGCTCAAGAACAACTGGGCCGTCACCATTGCCATTGCGGACGATGCCGGCAATCTGCTGTGGCTGCAGCGACTGGACGGTGCCGCCGCCGTCTCGTCGCACATCGCGCCTGCAAAGGCCCATACGGCCGCCATGGGGCGGCGCGAGAGCAAGGTTTACGAGGACATGGTCAACGGCGGGCGTACGTCCTTCCTGTCGGCACCAGGCATAGATGGCCTGCTTGAGGGCGGGGTTCCCATCGTCAAGGATGGCCATGTCATCGGTTCGATCGGGGTGAGCGGGGTCAAATCGAACGAAGATGCGCAGATCGCCAGGGCGGGGATTGCCGCGCTTGGTCTTTGA
- a CDS encoding Bax inhibitor-1/YccA family protein, producing MNDRVNTLATSVGYGQALPQAERQRVLRNTYWLLAFSLLPTVLGAWLGVATGLTRALTGGIGLMVFLGGAFAFMFAIEKTKNSAAGVPVLLGFTFFMGLMLSRLIAMVLGFKNGSELIMTAFGGTAGVFFVMASLATVIKRDLSGMGKWLFVGALVLMIGAIINVFVGSSAGMLAISVAAIGIFSAYMLYDLKQIMDGGETNYISATLALYLDMFNVFQSLLALLGIFGGERD from the coding sequence ATGAACGACCGCGTCAACACCCTTGCCACTTCCGTAGGCTACGGCCAGGCGCTGCCGCAAGCCGAGCGGCAACGCGTCCTGCGCAACACCTACTGGCTGCTCGCCTTCAGTCTTCTGCCCACCGTCCTGGGCGCCTGGTTGGGCGTGGCGACCGGCCTCACCCGCGCGCTCACCGGAGGCATCGGCCTTATGGTGTTCCTCGGGGGTGCCTTCGCTTTCATGTTCGCGATCGAGAAGACCAAGAACTCCGCGGCCGGCGTCCCCGTGCTGCTGGGCTTCACCTTCTTCATGGGCCTGATGCTGTCGCGCCTCATCGCAATGGTGCTGGGCTTCAAGAACGGCTCCGAGCTGATCATGACCGCCTTTGGCGGCACCGCCGGGGTGTTCTTCGTCATGGCTTCGCTAGCCACCGTGATCAAGCGCGATCTGTCGGGGATGGGCAAATGGCTTTTTGTCGGCGCTTTGGTACTGATGATCGGTGCGATCATCAACGTGTTCGTCGGGTCCAGCGCCGGCATGCTTGCGATCTCGGTCGCGGCAATCGGCATCTTTTCGGCGTACATGCTCTATGACCTCAAGCAGATCATGGACGGGGGCGAAACCAACTACATCAGCGCCACGCTCGCGCTCTACCTGGATATGTTCAACGTGTTCCAGAGCCTGCTTGCGCTGCTGGGCATCTTCGGCGGCGAACGCGACTGA
- the rlmD gene encoding 23S rRNA (uracil(1939)-C(5))-methyltransferase RlmD, whose amino-acid sequence MTDSMEKKQAQQQLHDEWLQVESLDLDAQGVAHKASGMVVFIEGALPFEEVQLQVQRRKNNWEQGTVTAIRRESAQRVRPGCPHFGLHTGACGGCKMQHLDPTAQVAVKQRALEDNLWHLGKVRPENMLRPLEGPAWHYRYRARLSVRHVVKKGTVLIGFHERKSRYLADMQVCPVLPAPVSAMLMPLRELIGSMDARDTCPQIELACGDAPDGAGLGVIALVLRHLEPLSPEDIARLRGFAVAHSGVQWWLQAKGPETARPLESGEPMLAYQLPEFGVTMPFKPTDFTQVNASINRALVGRALRLLDVQPKERVIDWFCGLGNFTLPLATRAREVLGIEGSATLVARATENLARNRPAAPGRGPLAPTSFVARNLFEMTPSMLMADGTADKWLVDPPREGAFALAKALADLHQEPDLTKDGWTPPRRIVYVSCNPSTLARDAGLLVHQAGYRCTFAGVVNMFPHTAHVESIAVFDRP is encoded by the coding sequence ATGACGGATTCGATGGAAAAGAAACAGGCGCAGCAGCAGCTTCACGATGAGTGGCTACAGGTCGAGTCGCTCGACCTCGACGCACAAGGCGTGGCACACAAGGCCAGCGGCATGGTGGTGTTCATCGAAGGCGCGCTGCCTTTCGAAGAAGTGCAGCTGCAGGTACAGCGCAGGAAGAACAACTGGGAGCAGGGCACCGTGACCGCGATTCGCCGTGAATCAGCGCAGCGTGTGCGCCCCGGATGTCCGCATTTCGGGCTGCATACCGGCGCTTGTGGCGGCTGCAAGATGCAGCACCTCGACCCCACGGCCCAGGTGGCAGTGAAGCAGCGTGCGCTTGAAGACAACCTGTGGCACCTGGGCAAGGTGCGTCCTGAGAACATGCTTCGCCCGCTCGAGGGCCCCGCGTGGCACTACCGATATCGCGCTCGCCTGTCGGTGCGGCACGTCGTGAAGAAGGGGACGGTACTGATCGGCTTCCACGAACGCAAAAGCCGTTATCTCGCCGACATGCAGGTGTGCCCCGTGCTTCCAGCGCCCGTCAGTGCCATGCTGATGCCGCTGCGTGAGCTCATCGGATCGATGGACGCACGCGATACGTGTCCGCAAATCGAGCTCGCCTGCGGGGACGCGCCCGATGGCGCTGGGCTCGGCGTGATCGCGCTGGTACTGCGGCACCTGGAGCCCCTGTCGCCCGAGGATATTGCCCGGCTCAGGGGCTTTGCCGTCGCGCACAGCGGGGTTCAGTGGTGGCTTCAGGCGAAAGGACCGGAAACGGCACGACCGCTCGAATCCGGCGAGCCGATGCTGGCTTACCAGTTGCCGGAGTTCGGCGTCACCATGCCATTCAAGCCGACCGATTTCACGCAGGTCAACGCGTCTATCAATCGCGCGCTCGTCGGCCGCGCCTTGCGCCTGCTGGACGTGCAGCCGAAGGAGCGCGTCATCGATTGGTTCTGCGGGCTGGGGAATTTCACGCTCCCGCTTGCGACTCGCGCGCGGGAAGTATTGGGCATAGAAGGCAGCGCCACGCTGGTTGCCAGGGCGACGGAGAACCTTGCGCGTAACCGGCCTGCGGCGCCCGGCCGGGGCCCGTTGGCACCAACGAGCTTCGTCGCGCGCAATCTGTTCGAAATGACGCCCTCCATGCTGATGGCGGACGGCACAGCAGACAAATGGCTGGTGGATCCGCCGCGCGAGGGCGCATTTGCGCTGGCCAAGGCGTTGGCCGATCTGCACCAGGAGCCCGATCTAACCAAGGACGGCTGGACGCCGCCCAGGCGGATCGTCTACGTCAGCTGCAACCCTTCGACCTTGGCGCGGGATGCCGGGCTGCTGGTACATCAAGCGGGCTATCGCTGCACTTTCGCGGGGGTGGTCAACATGTTTCCGCACACGGCGCACGTCGAGTCGATTGCGGTGTTCGATCGGCCATGA
- a CDS encoding sigma-70 family RNA polymerase sigma factor has translation MASDASRDGASPDLGGEGGDSLTLYLREIRRTELFTPDEEYRTACAARSGDFSARQSMIEHNLRLVVNIAKGYLGRGVPLADLIEEGNLGLMHAINKFEPERGFRFSTYATWWIRQSIERAAMMQARAIRLPVHVVRELQQVMRARRALEGDADFIARRPDGVRVEDVAALLGREVQAVADLMALAEAPRSLDAGSERSEDSFSLADTVASEDEHSDPAGTTQAHEVEKLLDQWILALSVREREVLEGRYGLHDRDPETLEVLSVRLGLTRERVRQIQNEALAKMRRQLARAGVQRDAFL, from the coding sequence ATGGCATCGGACGCTTCGCGCGATGGCGCCTCGCCCGATCTCGGCGGCGAGGGCGGCGACTCGCTGACGCTCTACCTGCGCGAGATCCGGCGCACCGAGCTGTTCACGCCCGACGAGGAATATCGCACGGCCTGCGCCGCGCGCAGCGGGGACTTCTCTGCACGGCAGTCGATGATCGAGCACAACCTGCGGCTGGTGGTGAACATCGCCAAAGGCTATCTCGGCCGCGGTGTACCGCTGGCGGACCTGATCGAAGAAGGCAATCTCGGCCTGATGCATGCGATCAACAAGTTCGAACCCGAACGCGGCTTTCGCTTTTCGACCTATGCCACCTGGTGGATTCGGCAGTCGATCGAGCGCGCAGCCATGATGCAGGCACGCGCGATCAGGCTGCCGGTGCATGTGGTGCGCGAACTGCAGCAGGTGATGCGCGCTCGGCGCGCGCTGGAAGGCGATGCCGACTTCATTGCCCGCCGCCCCGATGGCGTGCGGGTGGAAGACGTCGCGGCGCTGCTGGGCCGCGAGGTGCAGGCAGTGGCCGATCTGATGGCACTCGCCGAGGCACCGCGTTCGCTCGATGCAGGCAGCGAACGAAGCGAGGACAGCTTCAGCCTGGCAGACACGGTCGCCTCGGAGGACGAGCACAGTGATCCGGCGGGCACCACCCAGGCGCATGAAGTCGAAAAGCTTCTCGACCAGTGGATCCTGGCCCTGAGTGTGCGCGAGCGCGAGGTACTGGAAGGACGCTACGGCCTGCACGACCGTGATCCGGAGACACTCGAAGTACTGAGCGTCCGCCTGGGTCTCACGCGCGAGCGCGTGCGGCAGATCCAGAACGAAGCACTGGCCAAGATGCGCCGCCAGCTTGCTCGAGCCGGCGTCCAGCGCGACGCGTTCCTGTAG
- a CDS encoding peptidoglycan DD-metalloendopeptidase family protein, with product MQGIGNRGWLAGVTLLVALLIAGCAAKRGPVPVEDRGTMIGAPVAAPSTASGTPLITTDASGKPLPGIENYGKPGYYAVRPGDTIRRIGTETGQNWRDIVRWNNLENPDLIEVGQVLRVIPPAGATTAPAAATPAPLGSDASRTAASSAAPGPAAAAPAPAAAASAAVKPTPSIVTASPASPAATASGDEDVGWIWPAQGSLIAGFDEAKNKGLDIGGKAGDSVLAAADGRVVYAGAGLRGYGNLIILKHNNTYLTAYAHNRTLLVKEDQSVQKGQKIAEMGNSDADRVKLHFEIRRQGKPVDPARYLPAR from the coding sequence ATGCAGGGTATTGGCAATCGGGGCTGGCTTGCTGGCGTGACGCTGCTGGTCGCACTCTTGATTGCGGGGTGTGCCGCGAAACGCGGGCCCGTTCCGGTCGAAGACCGCGGCACGATGATCGGTGCGCCAGTCGCTGCTCCGTCGACCGCCTCAGGTACGCCTCTCATCACCACCGATGCATCGGGCAAGCCGCTTCCCGGCATCGAGAATTACGGCAAGCCCGGTTATTACGCCGTGCGTCCTGGCGACACCATTCGCCGCATCGGCACCGAGACGGGTCAGAACTGGCGTGACATCGTGCGCTGGAACAATCTCGAGAATCCCGACCTGATCGAAGTGGGTCAGGTGTTGCGCGTGATTCCGCCTGCCGGCGCCACCACCGCACCGGCGGCGGCAACGCCTGCACCCCTTGGGTCGGATGCTTCGCGGACTGCTGCGTCCTCGGCTGCCCCGGGCCCCGCTGCTGCGGCCCCGGCGCCTGCTGCGGCTGCGAGCGCTGCTGTCAAGCCGACGCCGTCCATCGTGACTGCCTCGCCTGCGTCACCCGCTGCGACGGCATCCGGGGACGAAGACGTCGGCTGGATCTGGCCTGCGCAGGGTTCATTGATTGCGGGATTCGATGAGGCCAAGAACAAGGGCCTCGACATTGGCGGCAAGGCTGGCGACTCGGTGCTCGCCGCGGCCGATGGGCGCGTCGTTTATGCCGGGGCCGGGCTGCGCGGCTATGGCAACCTGATCATCCTGAAGCACAACAATACCTACCTCACTGCCTACGCCCACAACCGGACGTTGCTGGTGAAGGAGGACCAGTCGGTGCAGAAGGGCCAGAAAATTGCCGAAATGGGCAACAGCGACGCGGACCGCGTAAAGCTGCACTTCGAGATTCGTCGGCAGGGCAAACCTGTCGATCCGGCGCGCTACCTGCCCGCCCGGTAG